A window of the Echeneis naucrates chromosome 3, fEcheNa1.1, whole genome shotgun sequence genome harbors these coding sequences:
- the rrad gene encoding GTP-binding protein RAD, translated as MTLNKGDKLRNMDKRRGSMPFPKNLPNLHRRSMPVDDRDLRSTMPQTGQTDELSNLLRCTSYSPSEQHRGSCASDSSDSVISTGSEADSQLYKVVLLGEHGVGKSSLARVFGGVEDVGHDCDEAGNTYDRSIVVDEEEASIVLYDIWEQDNSQWLKEQCMRMGDAYIIVYSVTDKLSFEKASELRIQLRRARQSENIPIILVGNKSDLVRSREVSVDEGSACAVVFDCKFIETSASLHHNVQDLFEGIVRQIRLRKDSKEENARRMANCRRRESIGKKAKRFLGRMVARKNKKMAFRQKSKSCHDLTVL; from the exons ATGACATTGAACAAGGGGGACAAACTGCGGAACATGgacaagaggagaggaagcatGCCGTTTCCAAAGAATCTCCCCAATCTCCACCGGAGGAGCATGCCCGTGGACGACCGGGATCTGCGCTCGACGATGCCTCAGACTGGACAGACGGACGAGCTGTCCAACCTCCTGCGCTGCACGTCCTACTCTCCCAGCGAGCAGCACCGGGGCAGCTGCGCCTCCGACTCCTCCGACTCAGTCATCTCCACCGGCAGCGAGGCGGACTCCCAGCTGTACAAGGTGGTCCTCCTCGGGGAGCACGGCGTCGGCAAGTCCAGCCTGGCGCGCGTCTTCGGGGGAGTTGAGGATGTTGGTCACGACTGCGATGAAGCAG gaAACACTTATGACAGATCCATTGTGGTGGATGAAGAGGAGGCATCCATTGTGCTATACGACATTTGGGAACAG GATAACAGTCAGTGGCTGAAGGAACAGTGCATGAGGATGGGAGATGCATACATCATTGTGTATTCAGTGACAGACAAATTAAGCTTTGAGAAGGCGTCAGAGCTGCGAATTCAGCTACGCCGGGCCAGGCAATCAGAGAACATTCCCATAATCCTCGTGGGCAACAAGAGTGACCTGGTGCGATCCAGAGAGGTGTCTGTGGATG AGGGAAGTGCCTGTGCAGTGGTGTTTGACTGTAAATTCATTGAGACGTCTGCATCCCTTCACCACAACGTGCAGGATCTGTTCGAGGGCATTGTCAGACAGATCCGCTTGAGGAAAGACAGCAAGGAGGAGAATGCACGACGCATGGCTAACTGCAGGCGCAGAGAGAGCATCGGTAAGAAGGCCAAGCGGTTCTTGGGCCGCATGGTTGCACGCAAGAACAAGAAGATGGCCTTTAGGCAGAAGTCAAAGTCCTGTCATGACCTCACAGTTCTCTGA